In a genomic window of Scheffersomyces stipitis CBS 6054 chromosome 4, complete sequence:
- a CDS encoding cell morphogenesis, cytoskeletal regulation and bud formation: MAPRKSKKGNPVVVSYKTVEDLKILKDWFYNFDVEAGRDFRFRAIQRVRALGSRGRLPHGIEATSFLTSICLEDDRGAKDSNILQMSYTMAIIRFVNGLLDPFQKANFAIPLHQLAKNLGLPGFFVELRHMGTHESLPSLVMLRIACTRALNWLYDNYWCHIEDDEFDDGDEEDISELSEKMLKHLAEIQTDLESIITSTQLLNNLKTYKKIRKSDLDHIYKYGDSSSESAIKYNKAVRYIKSISDIPHKSSDHFSGDEVLATQLVFKNNLIYNNDKISSKEGKLKFNPLLVKLFKPLIQELGLNFQIYLWLVIASALRNDDGLGIRCDLYPRLELKLKHDFEYIQLIEWIGVLFEMIVSAEFSKDFEFVVSPELATENEDIHKRFAKSLAALPTVDDILGTPVTDKPPKIYILEPHSDWEPTPFGTFV; encoded by the exons ATGGCTCCTCGGAAGTCCAAGAAAGGGAACCCTGTGGTTGTCTCCTATAAGACAGTTGAGGACTTAAAGATTCTCAAGGATTGGTTCTACAACTTTGATGTTGAGGCTGGACGAGATTTTCGATTTCGAGCCATTCAGAGAGTAAGAGCCTTGGGATCACGTGGTAGGTTACCACACGGCATCGAAGCAACCTCattcttgacttcaataTGTTTAGAAGATGATCGTGGAGCCAAGGACTCTAATATACTTCAGATGTCTTACACTATGGCTATTATCAGGTTTGTGAATGGACTCTTGGATCCGTTTCAAAAGGCCAATTTCGCAATTCCCCTACATCAGTTGGCGAAGAATCTCGGTTTACCAGGATTTTTTGTCGAATTGCGACACATGGGAACACATGAGAGTCTTCCTTCCCTTGTCATGTTGAGAATAGCCTGTACCAGGGCTTTGAACTGGCTCTATGACAACTATTGGTGCCATATAGAGGATGATGAATTTGACGATGGTGATGAGGAAGATATTTCAGAGTTATCAGAAAAGATGCTTAAGCATTTGGCAGAAATACAAACTGATTTGGAGTCTATAATAACAAGTACTCAGTTGTTaaacaacttgaaaacGTACAAGAAGATCCGGAAATCTGATTTGGACCATATTTATAAGTATGGGGATAGCTCAAGTGAATCTGCCATTAAGTACAACAAGGCTGTGCGGTATATCAAATCGATATCGGACATTCCACATAAACTGTCAGACCATTTTAGTGGAGACGAGGTGCTTGCGACTCAActtgttttcaagaacaacttgatatACAACAATGATAAGATATCAagcaaagaaggaaagCTCAAGTTCAATCCCCTTCTTGTGAAACTCTTTAAGCCGTTGATACAGGAGCTTGGTTTAAATTTTCAGATATACTTATGGCTAGTCATAGCGAGTGCTTTAAGAAACGATGACGGCTTAGGCATAAGATGTGATTTGTATCCAAGattggagttgaagttgaaacaCGATTTTGAGTATATTCAACTTATAGAATGGATAGGTGTTTTGTTTGAAATGATTGTTTCTGCTGAATTCTCTAAAGactttgaatttgttgtttCGCCAGAATTGGCTACGGAAAATGAAGACATACACAAAAGATT TGCTAAGCTGTTGGCTGCACTTCCAACTGTTGATGACATTCTCGGAACT
- a CDS encoding peroxisomal acyl-CoA thioesterase, whose amino-acid sequence MDQLEEKYNRGFRHIEDFEEAFRVVRVEEDRYVGAHRLELPMIGARGVYGGHTAAQSLLVGIRCVRDDPSRADFLPESFHMYFIAAGDPRVPMSYEVAKLYDDENMSKRSIKVIQKGRVRSNVLVTMVKPGYKTQKAVDIAMPVPPLQLKYPDPNKLYQVHHTGYVRNAYSDEFVDYSLCPEEDALYPAERWITKIMRPHNQQSFKDPTNNYVALADLSDSALLTTMARVLHLPWNPTEDHPFEEIDHSKNAMSIMPITLNALHLFHYNAMSLDHHIYFHNDNIGEDIKSYDAVKDWLCLTYQMTRHRNSRTLVRGFMYNKKHQCVATIIQEGLTIMHDSVPEKVKL is encoded by the exons ATGGACCAACTCGAAGAGAAGTACAACCGTGGATTTCGCCATATTGAGGATTTCGAGGAAGCCTTCAGAGTGGTCAgggttgaagaagatcgCTACGTAGGCGCCCATCGCTTGGAATTACCTATGATAGGAGCCAGAGGTGTCTATGGTGGGCACACGGCTGCTCAGTCGCTCTTGGTGGGTATTCGATGCGTTCGGGATGATCCTTCCAGAGCGGACTTTCTTCCGGAGCTGTTTCATATGTACTTTATTGCTGCGGGGGATCCGAGGGTTCCTATGAGCTACGAGGTTGCAAAGCTATACGACGACGAGAACATGTCGAAACGGTCTATTAAGGTTATTCAGAAAGGTAGAGTGAGAAGCAATGTGCTTGTCACCATGGTAAAGCCTGGATACAAGACGCAGAAGGCAGTAGATATCGCCATGCCTGTGCCTCCGCTCCAGCTCAAATACCCGGATCCAAACAAATTGTACCAGGTTCACCACACCGGATATGTGAGAAATGCCTATAGCGACGAATTTGTAGACTACTCATTGTGTCCCGAGGAAGATGCGTTGTATCCAGCAGAAAGGTGGATTACG AAAATCATGAGACCTCACAACCAGCAATCTTTCAAAGACCCTACGAATAACTACGTAGCTCTAGCAGATCTTTCCGACTCAGCTTTGTTAACCACAATGGCCAGAGTCTTACACTTGCCTTGGAATCCTACAGAGGACCATCcttttgaagagattgacCACTCCAAGAATGCTATGTCGATCATGCCAATTACGCTTAATGCCCTTCATTTATTCCACTACAACGCCATGTCTCTCGACCACCATATCTACTTCCACAACGATAACATCGGCGAAGACATCAAGTCGTACGACGCGGTCAAGGATTGGCTTTGTTTAACCTACCAGATGACTAGACACCGTAACAGCAGAACTCTTGTGCGCGGTTTCATGTACAACAAGAAACACCAATGTGTGGCTACCATTATCCAGGAGGGATTGACCATCATGCACGATAGTGTCCCGGAGAAGGTAAAGTTGTGA
- a CDS encoding palmitoyl-CoA hydrolase codes for MAEVSARTEATHRLKKNFSVRQVSGPDSSVLEYEGLVPLSKPAPTSRGVYGGNLCAQALVVAMESVSASEDFVPHSLHSYFVKAGVDSVPCSFQVEKLNDGKNFANRLIRVLQNGELKYIVMVSLTKRNSIDKARKEYVNNNKKPFPFEFQTSVSPTFYKYKASELEVNRGFDHSGLLEHKFPPNFVDHELSADEHLKSPGERDISFYIRLREEEKLESKYRYAGFGMLSDSVYLTALSRVLHLPKLPSGLPISPTGGKEPYFFSVSLDHSIYFHDDNFDPTEWSFVNFRAPRFSNNRVLLQAGYYDKKGKLYASIVQEGLVFFKEGVEHKAKL; via the coding sequence ATGGCAGAAGTTTCCGCCAGGACTGAAGCAACCCacagattgaagaagaatttttcTGTTCGTCAAGTCTCTGGGCCAGACAGCAGTGTTTTAGAGTATGAAGGGCTAGTTCCATTGCTGAAACCAGCTCCTACTTCCAGAGGTGTATACGGAGGAAACTTGTGTGCACAAGCTTTGGTTGTGGCTATGGAATCTGTTTCAGCCTCCGAGGACTTCGTTCCTCATTCGTTGCATTCGTACTTTGTCAAGGCTGGTGTCGACTCTGTTCCCTGTTCCTTCCAAGtcgaaaagttgaacgaCGGTAAGAATTTTGCTAATAGACTTATCAGAGTATTACAGAATGGAGAGTTGAAGTATATTGTCATGGTCAGTTTAACCAAGAGGAACTCTATCGACAAAGCTAGAAAGGAATAcgtcaacaacaacaagaagccATTTCCGTTTGAATTCCAGACATCCGTTTCACCTACGTTCTACAAGTATAAGGCTAGCGAACTTGAGGTTAACCGAGGCTTTGATCACAGCGGCTTGTTAGAACATAAGTTCCCACCCAATTTTGTGGATCACGAGTTGAGCGCTGACGAGCACTTGAAGTCACCTGGTGAACGTGACATCTCCTTCTATATCAGGTTAAgggaagaagagaaattgGAGAGCAAATACAGATATGCTGGTTTCGGCATGCTAAGTGACTCAGTCTATTTGACGGCTTTGTCACGGGTCTTGCATTTGCCCAAGTTACCCAGTGGATTGCCCATTAGTCCTACTGGAGGAAAAGAACCCTACTTTTTCTCTGTATCATTGGACCATTCTATCTACTTCCACGATGACAACTTCGATCCCACAGAGTGGTCGTTTGTCAACTTCAGGGCTCCTAGATTCAGCAACAATAGAGTGTTGTTGCAGGCTGGTTACTACGACAAAAAGGGCAAGTTGTACGCCTCGATTGTTCAAGAGGGATTGGTATTTTTCAAGGAGGGTGTGGAGCACAAGGCCAAGTTATAG